A stretch of DNA from Gammaproteobacteria bacterium:
AGCGGCGCATACAGCGTCTGGTCGGGGCCCGCGCTGGCGCGCGCGCCGGCGCCGCTGCGGTAGTTGACGACGACTTCATCAAACCCGGTGAGGCCCTGCCGGTCGGTCGCCGTCAGCCTCAGGGTGACGGCGCCGACGGTGCCGCGCTGGATATTGACGACGCTGATGACGGGATTGAGGACATTGTAGGCGGTCATCTCGTCGCCGAGAACCGCGTCGGTCGAGAAAACAACCGGCGGAAACGACGGGCTTTGGCTCCACTCCAGTTGCAGCGGGCTGCCGTCCGGGTCGCTGGCCGTGGCGCTGACAATCCGGAATTCCTCGTTCTCGTCAACCATGATGGCCTCGCCCGCCTCCACCACCGGCGGCTCGGTGTCGTTGACGAGAATAGTAAAGATGCGGCTGTCTCCGGTGGTGGGGGCGTAATCGTGGTTCAACCCGGGGCAGTTGCGACCGTCATCAGTCCACAATCCGTTGTGAGTCAGGCAAGAGATATGGCGGTCGTCTGAATGATGCGTAACAACGGTATAGCGGAGGTACAGCCTGGTGGGTTCGCTCACATCCGGCGCGCGGAACCACGCGTCCAGCCAAGTGGCCGGGTTGTCGTTGCGACCAAACACCCCTGACTGCGGGCCGGGCGGCTCAAGCGCCGGGCGCGGCGGCGGCGGCCCAAACGCGATGCGGTGCGGGTCATCATCGCGCAGCGGCAAGGCGAGGGCGGTGTTATTTCTGTCCACCTGCTGCCAGACACTCCTTTCAACCCTGTTGAACAGGATATCCCCCGTATAAGGCACGCGCACGCGAATCCGGGCGCCTTCGTTGACCCGGTAAGAACTCGGTATCCACCCGCCCTGCCGCCTGAAGTTACGGGAAACCCAGTACGCCCCGGGCGCGGTATGAGGCGTCAGTCTCACCGTCGCCTGCACCATGCTGCTCTGCTGTGTGAGAGTGTCGGTTACGGTGAAGCGGAAGTGCACCGGGGTCACAACATTGTAGTGCGGCGGCGTGAAACTCGCGATGGTGCTGGTGCTGTTCCTCAGTGTCAGCGCGAGGGGGTTGCCGCCGGACACCGCGGCGGCGGCGGGCGTGTTCGACACAATCTGCTCCCAGCGGTACACCAGGTCGGCTCTGCCGCCGGCGGCGTTGCGGCTGGCATCGGCGTTCAGGATGGCCACCCTCGGCCTGTCCGGGTTTTGCCAGAAGGATCCGGACTCCGCGTACGGGTTGAAGGTTCCGGGCACCGCGAACGGGCCGATGGTCGGCGGGCTGTTGTCGCGCACGGTAACGCTGATGGTGTCCGCGCCCACCAGCCCCTGGCTGTCGGTTGCCGCCAGTTCCAGCGTGAACGACTGCGTTCCCAATCTCGCCGAAATGTCGGGGAAGGTCACAACGGCGGTGCCCGTCGTCGCCTCAATGCCGACGCGCGGCGCCCGCGGGTTGTTCGGGTCGGGCACAATTTGCCGCCACGACCAGGTCAGGTTGGCGTCGCCGTCCGGGTCGGACGCGGCGCCGGTTACCGTCGCGCTCGTGCCCTCAATGGCGACGGCGATGTCGGCGGGCAGCGTCACCACCGGCGCCTCGGTGTCGTTGACGGTTACCAGCGCGGTGGCGCTGGCGGCGGCGTCCATATAGCCGGGGCGGCTCGCCATCGCGGTCAGCCGGAAGGTGTAGTCAGTGGGCGCGGCGACATCCGGCGCGACAAACGACGCGTTGGCGGTGTCGGCGCCGCTCAGTTGCACGGCGGCGCCGCCGGTCTGCGTCCAGCGGTACGCCACGGTGGAGGTTACAAACCGCATGTCCTGCACCGCCGCGCCTGCAAGGACCACGCGCCGCCCCTCGTTGACGGCCTGCGCCGGGATGGCGCCGACGCTGAGCGGCGGCAACGGGCGCCTGCGCACGGTGATGACCACCGTCGCCGAGGCGCTCTGCCGGCTGACGCTGGCAAGGTCGTCCACCGTCAGCCGGAAGTAAAACGCCAGTTCATCCGCGCCGAGGTCGGGCGCGACAAAGGTCGTTACGGCGGTGCCGGTGGAAGTCAGCACATAACCGAACTGGCCTTCGGGCAGCACCGGGTCGCGCGGGTCTTCCGAGAGCGCCTGCTGCCACAGGAACGACAGGCCGGCGGTGCTGTCGGTGGTCAGGGCCGAGCGGCTGTTGCCGGCGTCCAGCACCACCGTGTCGCCGACGAACACCGTGCGGTCAGGCCCCGGATTGGCGCGCGGCGGCGTGTTGTCGCGGACGCGCACGACAACCGAATCCGCCCCGGCGAGGCCGGCGGCATCGGTCGCAACCAGCGTCAGCGTGAAACTGCGGCTGATGCCGGAGCCGATGTCCGGCCACACAAACACCGAGGTGGCGGTGGTGGCGGCGGACGCGCCGTCGGTGACTGCATTGAAGACGGTCAGCGCGCGCGCGCTGCTGAGTTGCTGCGGGAGATTCCATGCAAGCGCCACCGCGCCGCCGTCCGGGTCGGCGGCGGTGGCGGTCAGCGTCGTGACTTCGCCTTCAATGACTTCAATGAAGTCGGCGGCCACATCCGCCGCCGGCGGCTGCACATCGTGAACCGTCACCTGCACCAGGTCGCTTGACGAGGTGCTCATGCCGCCGCGCGCGGCGGTGGCGGTGAAGCGGAAAACCAGCGTCGCCGACGCGGCGACATTCGGCGCGGTGAAACGGGCGCGGTCGGTGTCGGCGCCGCTCAACTGCACGGCGGCGGGGTCGGTGTCGGCGATGGCCGGGGCGCCGTCAAAGTCGCCGGACACCTGCGTCCAGCGGAAGGTCAGGAAATCGCTGGCGGTGTCGCCTGCGGCGCGCGTGCCGGTCGCCGCCAGCGTGATGGTTGCCGGAACCAGCATGCCGTCGTTGCCGACAACGCCCTCGGCGACGCTGCGGTCGGCGCCGGCGTCGGCGACGGGCGCCGGCGGCGGCGATGCCGCATCGCTGGAATTGATGACGCCGGCCTGCGAAGTCACCGCGCCCAGCCTGGTGCCCAGCCCCTGCGGGTTGCGGATGATGACATTCCAGGTCTCGGCGTTCTCATCAAGGGTGTCGTTGAATGTCGGCACGGCGACGACGACCTCGCGCGCGCCGTCCGGAATGGTCGCGGTGCCGGACGGAAAGGTTGTGCCGGCGGCGGTGCCGCCGAAGTCGGCCTCGGCGACGCTGGTGACGACGCCGGTGCCGGTAACAACCCACGCCACGCTGATGCGGTCGGCGGGAGCGGGCACATCCTCGGTGCGGCCAATGCGGACGGTGAAGGTCAGCGTCGCGCCCTCGTCCACCCGCGGCGCGGCGGCGACCGAAAAACTGCGGCCCACCGGCGCAATCAGCGCAATGGCGACGCTGTCGGTCGTCGCGCGCATCGTTACGGTGTCGGTCACCGTCAGTTCAAAGTACTGCGTCGTCGGCAGCAGCGGCGCGCTGAAGGTGGTTGCGGCGGCGTGCGGCGACGCCAGTTCGGCGCGGTCGGCTTGCGGCCCGCTGAACGCGCCGCCGTCCGCGTCCGTCTGCCGCCAGCCGTAGCGCAGTTGGCCGGTGTGGCCGCCGCCGCGCGCGTCACGGCTGCCGCCGCCGTCCAGCGTGATTTCCTCGCCGGTGATTTGCGTCTGGTCGTCGCCGGCGCGCGCCGTCGGCGCCGCGTCGCTGCGCACGACGACTTGCAGCGTGTCGGTCGCCGTCAGGCCGACGGAGTCGGTCACCGTCAGCGTCAGCGTCAGGCCGCCGGTGGTTCCCGCCGTGACGCCCGTCCAGGTGGCGACGGCGGCGGGGTCGGCGCTGTCGTCAAAAACAACGCCCGGCGGCCCGCTCCAGCGCGCGGTTACGGCGTCGCCGTCGGGGTCGGCGATGACGGCGGCGAGGGTTGAAGTCGTGTGCTCGACAACGGCGAGATCGGCGCCCGCCTGCGCCGACGGCGGCGCGGTGTCGCGCACATTCACGGCGTACACGGCGGCGGCGCTGGAAGAAAGATAATCGGCGGCGGCGGCGGTGGCGACAACGCGGAAATAAACGGCGGTCTGGCTGACCACCGACGGCGCCGTCCAGGCGACGCTGATGCCGCCGCCGGCGGCAACCGCGCCGGACGGGTTGTCAATCGGCGCGTGGTTCGGGTCGGCCCGGGCAACGGCGGTGTCGGTGGTGGCGTCGGCCACCTGCGTAACGGTGTATTGCAGCACCGCGTCCGGCGGCGTGCCGGGGGCGCGGCTGATGGTGGCGGTGAAGTTGGCGGGCGTGTTCTCGGCCACCGGCGCGGCGGCGCCGAAGGCGATGCCCGGAACCGGCAGCGGCGGCTTGTCGCGCAGCATGACGGCGGCGCTGGCCGCCTGGGGAATCCGGCTGACCGCGCCGCCGCCGGCGCCGACCGACACGCCGTGCAGCGTAACCGTCAGCGTCTCTGCGGTCTCGGCCTCGTCATCGTCGGTGATACGCAGGCGGATTTGCGCGCCCGGCGCGCCCGGCGGAATCAGCGTCGTTCCCGGCGGCAACCCCGGCAACGCGCTTTCGTCGGTGTAATCGCCCGCCGTAACGCCGGCAACAGTCCAGGTAACGGCGACAAAGCCTTGCGAGGGCGCGGTGGCGGGGGGGTTCGTGGGGGTGAGCATCAACACGGAAAACACCGCCGTGCGGCCTTCCGTTACCTGCCCGGCGGGGCCGATGATGGTGACAAAGAGCGGGTCGTTTTGCGGAATGCGGACAATCGCGCGCGCCGACGATGCGCGGATGACGACATTCTCGACGGCGCCGTACGACAAATCCACATCCTCGGCGCTGACGGGCCGCAAAAGGCCGGTAACGGGATCCAGTTCCAGGTCTTCAATCAGGTCCTCGTCCAGAAAGACGAGGTCAATGCCGTAAGCCTCTGCCGCCTCGTTCAGCGGGTCGTCCACAACGCCTGCCGGGCCGGGCGCGCGAATCGGGAAGTCCACGCGGCGCCGGTCGTGGCCGAACGCCCGGCCCAGCCGCGCAGCGGTGGCGGTTGTATAGTCGCCGGGGGCGGCGCTGCCCGCCACCGTGCCAACGCCCAGATAGAAGGGGTTGCGCTCGATGGGCGTGCTGTCCGGCGGGCTGATGATGACGGCGCTGATGGTGGCCGAACCGCCCTCGGCGATGTCAACGAACTGTTGCTCCCAGCCGATGACGACGGGGTCGTCATCCGTGATGGTGACGATGCTGAGGCCGGACTGAAAGGTGACATGCCGGTCCGCCACCGATGTTCGCAGGGCCTCGGGGCCGGTCGCCACCGTTGTGGTCGCCAGCCGCAGCACCAGCCGCTCGGTGTCCTCGGGCACCGCGTCTTCAATGGTGGCCAGATTGAAGCAGTGCTCCAGGTTGTTGCCGTTGTTCGCGTTGTTGAAGGGGCCGAGACGCAGCCCGGCCAGGCCGGCGCCGATGTCGCCGGCGGCGGCGAAGGTGCTTTCGTCGCCGCCGACGACACCCGGCTCGTCGGCGCCGAAAACGGGCGCCACCTCGACATAGACATTTCTGCCGGGCCTGAATTCGGCGGGCGGCGGCGACGACACCGACACGCACACCTGCGTGCTGGCGCCTTCAACCAGCGTGTAATCGCGGCGAAAACCGAGCGTCGTGCGGAAGTCGCTTTCGGCGATGACGACGGTGGAAGTAACCAGCCCGATGCGCCCCACGCGCGGCGTGCGGCTGACCTCGCCGGCGCGGACATTCGCAATGAAGCGATCCTCCAGCGTCAGCGAGATGGTCTCGCCCACCTCGGTCTCGTCGTCGTCAATGATGTTCAGGTCGTAAGTCTGGCTGGTCTGGAACGGCTCGAACACCGCCGTCAGACGACCGGTGGTGCTCAGCGCAACCTCGGTGTTGGTGCCGGCGATGGCGGTGCCGGAAAGACGCGCGAAGACAATCAGTTGGCCTTCCGACGGGCCGGTCAGCGACGCGACGACACTGACCGGGGTTCCCTGCGGGTTCGCGTCCTCGTCCACGACGGGGTATTGAAGCGGCGCGCCCGCGTGATCCAGGCCCATGAAATAGCGGATGGGGTCGCTCTGCGCCACGCTGACGACATGCCGGAGAGCGGACTCGGCATTGGCGGCATTCTGGACATTGCTCAACTCAATCGTCAGCGTCTCGGTGCTTTCGTTGAGGACATCGTCCACGACGCGGATGGGCAGCTGCACGCGGGTTCTGCCGGGCCTCAGCACCAGCGTGCCGCCGATGTAGTCTTCCCTGATCTCGACGGTGACGCCGTTGACGGCGATCTCGCCGGGGATGACTTCAAAGTCCTCCGGCTCCAGCGGATTGACGCCGGTCGGCAGAATCCGCCAGTTGGCGCTGATATTGCCGTCTTCAAAGATCGACGTTTCAGGCACCGACACGGTGAACGGCGCGATGGCGCCTTCCTCAAAGGCGCCGCCGTCGGGCAGCGGCGTGAAGACGCCGTCGCGGATGCTGGTGGTGCCGGTGACGGCGATTTCCACTTCGGCGGGCGGACGCACGATGACGGTGACCCAGTCCTGCGCCTGGCGCTCGGTGAAGATGTCGCGGGTGGTCAGGCGAAAGTGGTGCGTTGTCAGCGTCGTCGGCACATCAAGCGTCACCCTCACGCTGAAAGCGCGCCCGCCCGGAATCAGCGACCCGCCGCCGGCGACGGGCCGGTTGCTGGCGGCGCCGTCCACCTCCTCCCAGGTGTAGCGCAGCCGGTCGGTGAAACTGCCGCCGCGCGCATCGCGGCTGAGGCCGCCGTCCAGCGCGAACCGGTTCGGCGCGCTGTCGGTGGACGACACCGTCACCTGCTGGTCAAAGCCGGCGTGCGGGCGCGGCGGACTGGTGTCCTTGACGACAAACCGCACCTCGTGGAAATCGGACAATCTGACACTGTCCGTCACCGTCAGCCGCACCGTGTGCACCGCCCGCCCTCCCGGGGCGCGCACTTCCGGCATGACGAAACTGCTCCTCGCCGTCGTCGGCGACTGTATCGAGACACGGGCGCCGCCGACGGCGGCGGCCTGGCTCCATTGGTAGGTAACGGTGTCGCCGTCCGGGTCGGCGCCGATGCCGGTCAGCGCATGGCTTCTGCCCTCAAAGGTCTCAACTTCTTCCACGGTCACGCCGGGCCGCGACTCCACGCGCGCGGTCGGCGGCTCCACATCGTTGACCTCAATATAAGTCGTATAGACCTGCGAACTGATGTGGCCGACTTCCCGGTCCCTGACGCATCCGTCCGCCCTCAGCACCTCGAAGGTCAGCACGGTGCACCGGAAAACCAGCACTTCCTGCGACACCACATCCCGGCGCACCGTCTGGCACGCCTGCCACCGCGGGCCTTGCCCGCTCGGCACCGTTATCTGGAACGGGCCAGCCCAGACTTCGGTGTGCGACCGGGTGGCATTGATGAACACCGGGTCAAAGTGCGGCGCGTATTCAACGAAGCGCGCCTGCTCCAGCACGCCGGACAACTTGGTGGGGGGGCCATCGTCTCCGCTGTAGCCGAAGGTGCAGCAGGTGGAAATCGGCGTCAGGCTGGTGTTTCGCCACAGGCCCTGCGATTCGGAGGTCTGCTCCACATCCGGGCAGTGCTCGGCGGGATCCACGCACATGGCAATGGCCTCCTGCGTGCATGCGGCGGTCGGCGCACTGTAGGTCGAGAACACCGGCATGCCGTTCACCAGAATGCCGTCGGCGTTGAGCCTGCCTTCGTTCGCGCGATAGACCCTTCTGAAGTCCGTCAGGGCATGGGTTGAAGAAGACGAGAGGATTCCCCGGTCAATGGCAATCAAACCCTCGTACGAGCCGAGGTCGGTCCCGTCGGGGGCAATGATGTGCTCTATATCGCAACTCCCGTCCACGAATCTGCTAACACACCGCCGGGTGTATCCCTGCGGCAAGACATCCTCGCCAAGAAAATTATGCGGGTATATTCCGGGCCTGCGAACAGGGTCGGCTATTATTTCAAGATTCGGATCGCCGCTGAATTTGTCCAGGCGAACCTGGGCCGGCAGAATATGATCGGCCCCGGCCTCCCCCGGCAGCCACGCCGCCGGCGACGCCAGCAGGACGGCCAGCAGGTGCGGCACGCAACAGCCGCCGGCAAGCCGCGACACCCAACTTTTTCTTGCGGCGTGTCCGCGCCGTGTTGCAGGCGCGGGGCGCACGCCGCTGGCAAACCGCGGCGCCCGACTTTTCCTCTCCCCGGACATGCGCGGATTATACAGCGAAAACGGCCACCCCCCCCCCGCACAAGCGCGATTGACAAAGGTTTCTGAACGGCGGCGCCTGTATAATCGGCGCATGGAGTGCTTCCACGGAGAACGCGGCCTGGCGCGCGCGGGCGGCCCCTGCGTCGCCACCGTCGGCGGATTTGACGCGCTGCATCCGGGCCATCAGGCCGTCATCGGGCGGCTGCGGCGGATGGCGGCGGCGCGCGGCCTGCCGTCGGTCGTTGTGTTGTTCGAGCCGCTGCCGCCGGAGTTTTTCGCCGCGCCGCCGCCGCCGCGCCTGTACCGCCTGCGCGAACGCGCGGCGCACTTGGCCGGCCTCGGCGTGGAACGCCTCGTGTGCCTGCGGTTTTCGCGCGCCATCGCCGACATGGAGGCCGCCGTTTTCATCGAGCGGTTTCTGGTGCGGGGCCTCGCCGTCAGCGGGCTGGTCGTCGGCCACGATTTTCGTTTCGGCAAAAACCGCGAAGGCGATTTCGCCATGCTGCGCGAAGCCGGCGCGCGCCACGGCTTTGACGCCGAACAGGTCGCCGCGGTTTCCGGCGACGGCGCGCGCATCAGCAGCACGCGCATCCGCGAGACGCTGCTGGCCGGCGACATCGCCGCCGCCAACCGCCTGCTGGGGCGGCCTTACAGCGTTGCCGGGCGCATCGTCGCCGGGCGCGGTTTGGGCGCGCAACTCGGCTTTCCGACCGCCAACATCGCCTGCGGGCCGCGCCGGCCACCGCTGGCCGGTGTGTTCGCCGTTGAGGTCGCCGGCGGCGGCGACACGCGCCGCGGCGTCGCCAACGCCGGCTTTCGCCCGACGCTCAATGACGCCGGGCTGCGCCGGTGGCAACTGGAGGCGCACCTGCTTGATTTCAGCGGCGACCTCTACGGGCGGCGCCTGGAGGTGCGCCCGCTTTTCCGGATACGCGACGAGAAAAAATTCTCGTCGGTCGAGGAACTGAAAGAGAACATCGCCAACGACATCGTGGCCGCGCGCCGCTGGTTTGACGACGGCGCGCGCCGCCGCGCCGCCGCGCGCGCCTGAAGCCGCACCGGTGGCGCGCATGGCGAACGACTGCAAGAACACGCTGAACCGGCGTTCCGCAAACCGGGGGAGCGCGGCGCACGGCGCATCATGGCGAACGACTACAAAGACACGCTGAACCTGCCGCAAACGGCGTTTCCGATGCGCGCCAACCTGGCGCGGCGCGAGCCGGAGATGCTGGCGCGCTGGGAGGCCGCCGGCCTCTACCGGCGCGTGCGCGAGGCGCGCAAGGGGCGCGACCGGTTCATCCTGCACGACGGCCCGCCCTACGCCAACGGCGACATTCACATCGGCCACGCCGTCAACAAGATATTGAAAGACATCATCGTCAAGAGCAAACTGCTGGAAGGCTTTGACGCGCCGTTTGTGCCGGGCTGGGATTGCCACGGCTTGCCGATTGAACAGCGCGTCGAGAAGGAACTCGGCAAGCCCGCCGACGCTGCGGGCGCGGCGCGCTTTCGCAAACGATGCCGCGACTACGCCGGCGAACAGATGCAGCGGCAGCGGCGCGATTTCATCCGCCTCGGCGTGCTCGGCGACTGGCAGAACCCCTATCTCAGCATGGACTTCCGCTGCGAGGCCGACATCCTGAGGACATTGGGCGCGCTGATGCACAAAGGCTACCTGCGCCGCGGTGAAAAGCCGGTGTACTGGTGCCTTGAATGCGCGTCGGCGCTGGCCGAGGCCGAAGTGGAATACCGCGACAAGACCTCGCGCGCGGTGGACGCGCTGTTCGTCATCAACGACGCCGCCGACTTCCAACGCCGCACCGGCGCCGATGCCGGCGACGGCGGCGGCGTCGCCATCTGGACGACGACGCCGTGGACACTGCCCGCCAACCAGGCCGTCGCACTGCACCCGGAACTGGATTATGTGCTGCTGGACGGCGTGCTTGAAGGCGGGCCGGATGGCGGCGATGGCGGCGGCAAACGCATCGGCGTTGTTGTCGCCGAAAGCCTTGCCGAGGCGTGCGCCGCGCGCTACGGCATGGCGGCGACGGTGATGGCGCGCTTCAAGGGCGCCGCGCTGGACGGTCTGCGGCTGCGCCATCCGCTCGACGGGCGCGAGGTGGCGGTGGTGCCCGGCGGCCATGTAACGACCGACGCCGGCACCGGCGCCGTGCACATCGCACCGGCGCACGGCGCCGACGACCATCACCTGGGCCTGCGCCATCAACTGCCGGCGACGACGCCGGTCGGCGGCGACGGCCTGTTCAATCAAACGGCGGGCGAACTGGCCGGCAAGCACATCCGCAAGGCCGACGACGACATCGCCGCCGCGCTGAAACGGCGCGGCACGCTGCTGCACGCCGAAGACCACCGCCACAGTTACCCGCACTGCTGGCGCCACAAGACGCCGGTGATTTCGCGCGCGACGCCGCAGTGGTTTATCGGCATGGAACACGAAGACCTGCTGCAACGCTCGCTGGCGGCGTGCGCCGGTGTGCGCTGGACGCCGGCGTGGGGCCGCGCGCGCATGGAGGGCATGCTGGAGGCGCGCCCCGACTGGTGCGTGTCGCGCCAGCGCCACTGGGGCGTGCCGATTGCGCTGTTCACCGCCGGCAAGGACGGCGCGCCGCATCCGCGCACGCACGAACTGATCGAGCAGGTCGCGCGCCTTGTCGAGAAGGACGGCGTTGAGGCGTGGTTTGAACTCAACGCGCGCGACCTGCTGGGCGACGAGGCGCGCGACTACGACAAGGTGACCGACACGCTCGATGTGTGGTTTGACTCCGGCGTCACCCACGCCTGTGTGCTCGACCGCCGCGACGAACTGGCAAGCCCCGCCGACCTCTACCTGGAAGGCTCCGACCAGCACCGCGGCTGGTTTCAGTCGTCGCTGCTGACCTCGGTGGCGTGCCGCGGGCGGGCGCCGTACAAGGGCGTGCTGACGCACGGCTTCACGGTGGACGCGCGCGGGCAGAAGATGTCGAAGTCGCGGGGCAATGTCGTCGCGCCGCAGAAGGTCATCGAGCGTTTCGGCGCCGATGTGCTGCGGCTGTGGGTCGCGGCGACCGACTTCAGCGGCGAGATGGCGATTTCCGACGAGATACTGAAACGCACCACCGACGCCTACCGCCGCATCCGCAACACCGCGCGCTTTCTGCTCGCCAACCTGCACGGCTTCAATCCGGCGCAACACGCCGTGGCGCCGGCGCAAATGCTGGCGCTGGACCGCTGGGCGGTGGCGGCGGCGGCGGCCCTGCAGCGCGACATCCGCGGCGACTACGGCGATTATGTGTTCCACCGCATCGTGCACCGGATACACAACTTCTGCACCACCGCGATGGGCGGCTTTTACCTGGACATCATCAAGGACCGCCTCTACACCACCGCCGCCGACGGCGTGCCGCGGCGCTCGGCGCAGACGGCGATGCACCACATCGCGCTGGCGCTGGCGCGGTGGATTGCGCCGGTGCTGAGTTTCACCGCCGACGAGATACACCGGGCGCTGCCGGGCGAGACACGCGAGTCGGTTTTTCTGTGCGAGTGGCACACCGGGCTGTTTGATCTCGGCGACGGCGACGCGCTGACGATGGACGAGTGGCGGCGCATCATCGGCATTCGCGGCGCCGTCGCCGGCGAACTGGAGCGGTTGCGGCGCGACGACAGAATCGGTTCGTCGCTGGACGCCGGCGTCGAGATTTTCTGCGACGGCGACGACCGCCGCCTGCTCGAGGCGCTGGGCGGCGAACTGCGGTTTGTGATGATTACATCGCAGGCCGCCGTGCGCCCGCTGGCCGACGCCGGTGAAGACGCCGTCGCCATCAGCGACGAGATGAAACTGCGCGTCGTCAACAGCGGCGGCATGAAGTGCCAACGCTGCTGGCACCACCGCGACGAACTCGCCGACGGACGCGACCTGTGCGACCGCTGCGTAACCAATGTCAGCGGCGACGGCGAGGTGCGGCTGTATGCGTAACCGGGCGGCAGCGACGGCGGGCAACGGGCGTGATGGGCCGGAGTCTGCGGCGGGCGGCTTCGCGGAGCGGCGCTGTGCGTAACTGGTTGAAGCCTGCGGCAAGCGGTTTTGCGGGCGGCATCATGCGTAACTGGCCGGAGTCTGCAACCGGCGGCTTCGCGGAGCGGCGCTGTGCGTAACTGGCTGGGGTTGTCGCTGGCGGCGGTTGTCGTTGACCAGGCGACGAAGTTTGCCGCCGTACACTGGCTGGCGCTGCACGCGCCGCAGCCGCTGCTGCCGTCGTTCAACCTGACGCTGGTCTATAACAGCGGCGCCGCTTTCAGCCTGCTGAGCGACGCCGGCGGCTGGCAGCGCTGGTTTTTCATCGGCGCGGCGGTCGCGGTGTCGGCGCTGCTGTGGTCGTGGCTGGCGCGGCTCGGCCCCGGCGACAAAACCGCCGCCGCCGGCCTGTCGCTGATTCTGGGCGGCGCCGTCGGCAACGCGATAGACCGCTTGTTCCGCGGCCATGTCGTGGACTTTCTCGATTTGTATTACGGCCTGTACCACTGGCCCGCGTTCAATGTCGCCGACGCCTGCATCACCGCCGGCGCGCTGCTCATCGTCGCCGTCGCCGTCGCCGGCAAAGAGGAAAAGGATGGAAGCGCCGCCGGCTGATTCGCGCGCGCCGTTGCGCGGGGAATGCAAGAGCGGCCTTTGGCGGCCCGGCGGCGCTGTGCCCGCCGGCGCTTGCCTGCGCGGGGAATGCAAGAGCGGTCTTGGGGGGAACGATGGAAGTACTGCTGGCTAATCCGCGCGGCTTCTGCGCCGGCGTGGACCGCGCGATTGAGATTGTCGAGCGTGCGCTGGAAACCCTCGGGCCGCCGATTTATGTTCGCCACGAGGTTGTGCACAACCGCTTTGTCGTTGAGACGCTGCGCGGCAAGGGCGCGGTTTTTGTCGAGGAACTGAAAGATGTTCCCGACGGCGCCGTCGTCATTTTCAGCGCCCACGGCGTGTCGCGCGCGGTGCGCGAAGAGGCGCGGCAACGGCGGCTGAAAGTGCTCGACGCGACCTGCCCGCTGGTTACCAAGGTGCACCTTGAAGTTGTGCGCAACAGCCGCGAAGGGCTGGAAACAATACTCGTCGGCCACCGCGGCCACCCGGAAGTGGCGGGCACAATGGGGCAGTGTGATGAGGGCGGCGGCACAATCCACCTCGTCGAGACGGTCGCCGATGCACGCGCGGTGCGCGTGCGCGACCCGGCGC
This window harbors:
- the ribF gene encoding bifunctional riboflavin kinase/FAD synthetase, with amino-acid sequence MECFHGERGLARAGGPCVATVGGFDALHPGHQAVIGRLRRMAAARGLPSVVVLFEPLPPEFFAAPPPPRLYRLRERAAHLAGLGVERLVCLRFSRAIADMEAAVFIERFLVRGLAVSGLVVGHDFRFGKNREGDFAMLREAGARHGFDAEQVAAVSGDGARISSTRIRETLLAGDIAAANRLLGRPYSVAGRIVAGRGLGAQLGFPTANIACGPRRPPLAGVFAVEVAGGGDTRRGVANAGFRPTLNDAGLRRWQLEAHLLDFSGDLYGRRLEVRPLFRIRDEKKFSSVEELKENIANDIVAARRWFDDGARRRAAARA
- the ileS gene encoding isoleucine--tRNA ligase, with protein sequence MANDYKDTLNLPQTAFPMRANLARREPEMLARWEAAGLYRRVREARKGRDRFILHDGPPYANGDIHIGHAVNKILKDIIVKSKLLEGFDAPFVPGWDCHGLPIEQRVEKELGKPADAAGAARFRKRCRDYAGEQMQRQRRDFIRLGVLGDWQNPYLSMDFRCEADILRTLGALMHKGYLRRGEKPVYWCLECASALAEAEVEYRDKTSRAVDALFVINDAADFQRRTGADAGDGGGVAIWTTTPWTLPANQAVALHPELDYVLLDGVLEGGPDGGDGGGKRIGVVVAESLAEACAARYGMAATVMARFKGAALDGLRLRHPLDGREVAVVPGGHVTTDAGTGAVHIAPAHGADDHHLGLRHQLPATTPVGGDGLFNQTAGELAGKHIRKADDDIAAALKRRGTLLHAEDHRHSYPHCWRHKTPVISRATPQWFIGMEHEDLLQRSLAACAGVRWTPAWGRARMEGMLEARPDWCVSRQRHWGVPIALFTAGKDGAPHPRTHELIEQVARLVEKDGVEAWFELNARDLLGDEARDYDKVTDTLDVWFDSGVTHACVLDRRDELASPADLYLEGSDQHRGWFQSSLLTSVACRGRAPYKGVLTHGFTVDARGQKMSKSRGNVVAPQKVIERFGADVLRLWVAATDFSGEMAISDEILKRTTDAYRRIRNTARFLLANLHGFNPAQHAVAPAQMLALDRWAVAAAAALQRDIRGDYGDYVFHRIVHRIHNFCTTAMGGFYLDIIKDRLYTTAADGVPRRSAQTAMHHIALALARWIAPVLSFTADEIHRALPGETRESVFLCEWHTGLFDLGDGDALTMDEWRRIIGIRGAVAGELERLRRDDRIGSSLDAGVEIFCDGDDRRLLEALGGELRFVMITSQAAVRPLADAGEDAVAISDEMKLRVVNSGGMKCQRCWHHRDELADGRDLCDRCVTNVSGDGEVRLYA
- the lspA gene encoding signal peptidase II, whose amino-acid sequence is MRNWLGLSLAAVVVDQATKFAAVHWLALHAPQPLLPSFNLTLVYNSGAAFSLLSDAGGWQRWFFIGAAVAVSALLWSWLARLGPGDKTAAAGLSLILGGAVGNAIDRLFRGHVVDFLDLYYGLYHWPAFNVADACITAGALLIVAVAVAGKEEKDGSAAG
- the ispH gene encoding 4-hydroxy-3-methylbut-2-enyl diphosphate reductase — its product is MEVLLANPRGFCAGVDRAIEIVERALETLGPPIYVRHEVVHNRFVVETLRGKGAVFVEELKDVPDGAVVIFSAHGVSRAVREEARQRRLKVLDATCPLVTKVHLEVVRNSREGLETILVGHRGHPEVAGTMGQCDEGGGTIHLVETVADARAVRVRDPARLAFVTQTTLSVDDTADIVAVLERRFPGIRRPRKDDICYATQNRQNAVKQLVGTCDLILIVGSRNSSNSNRLLEIALKRGVEAHLIDGAAEIKRRWLDGKRRIGLSAGASAPETLVQAVVAELQSRGAHRIGEVAGIEETVTFPLPKELRPGGDLA